Proteins encoded within one genomic window of uncultured Draconibacterium sp.:
- the ilvC gene encoding ketol-acid reductoisomerase codes for MENYFNTLPLRLQLDQLGKCDFMDESEFADGVEKLKGKQIVVLGCGAQGLHQGLNLRDSGLNVAYALRQTAIDEKRASYVNATENGFEVGTFDELVPKADLVLNLTPDKQHTPVVNKVVPLMKKGACLAYSHGFNIVEEGMQIRDDITVIMVAPKSPGSEVRAEYLRGFGVPTLIAVHRENDPNGDGLEIAKAYAVGTGGHKAGVLLSSFVAEVKSDLMGEQTILCGLLQTGSILSFDKMIEKGIDAGYASKLIQYGWETITEALKLGGITNMMDRLSNPAKIEAYKLSEELKEIMRPLFEKHMDDIMSGEFSSTMMEDWANDDKNLLGWRAATGETAFEKTPAGDVEISEQEYFDNGTLMVAFVKSGVELAFEVMTESGIKEESAYYESLHETPLIANTIARKKLFEMNRTISDTAEYGCYLFDHACKPLLTDFMKKIDTNVIGKNFNEGISAHVDNKELIEINDEVRYHDVEIIGAELREAMESMKSII; via the coding sequence ATGGAAAATTATTTCAATACATTGCCACTTCGTCTTCAGTTAGACCAGTTGGGAAAATGCGACTTCATGGATGAGTCGGAATTTGCAGACGGAGTTGAAAAACTTAAAGGAAAACAGATTGTAGTATTGGGCTGTGGAGCACAGGGATTGCACCAGGGATTAAACCTTCGCGATAGCGGATTGAATGTAGCTTACGCGTTGCGTCAGACTGCGATTGACGAAAAACGTGCATCGTATGTTAATGCTACAGAAAACGGTTTTGAAGTAGGTACTTTCGATGAATTGGTACCTAAGGCTGACTTGGTATTGAACCTTACACCAGATAAACAACACACTCCGGTTGTAAACAAGGTAGTTCCTTTAATGAAAAAAGGTGCTTGTTTGGCTTACTCACATGGTTTTAATATTGTTGAAGAAGGAATGCAGATTCGCGACGATATTACCGTAATTATGGTGGCTCCAAAATCTCCGGGTTCTGAAGTACGTGCTGAGTACCTGCGTGGATTTGGTGTGCCTACTTTAATTGCAGTTCACCGCGAGAACGATCCGAACGGCGATGGTTTGGAAATTGCAAAAGCTTATGCTGTTGGAACAGGTGGTCATAAAGCGGGTGTTTTACTTTCGTCGTTTGTTGCCGAAGTAAAATCAGACTTGATGGGTGAACAAACCATTCTTTGTGGTTTATTGCAAACAGGTTCTATTTTGAGTTTCGATAAAATGATCGAAAAAGGAATCGACGCTGGTTATGCATCAAAACTGATTCAGTACGGATGGGAAACCATTACCGAGGCGTTGAAACTTGGTGGTATCACCAATATGATGGATCGTTTGTCGAATCCGGCTAAAATTGAAGCTTACAAACTTTCGGAAGAATTGAAAGAAATTATGCGTCCGTTGTTCGAGAAACATATGGATGATATTATGTCGGGAGAATTCTCATCGACCATGATGGAAGACTGGGCTAACGATGATAAAAACCTGTTGGGATGGCGTGCTGCTACCGGCGAAACTGCTTTCGAGAAAACTCCGGCAGGCGACGTCGAAATTAGCGAGCAGGAGTATTTCGATAATGGAACATTAATGGTTGCATTTGTAAAATCGGGTGTTGAGCTGGCATTCGAAGTAATGACAGAATCAGGAATTAAAGAGGAATCGGCTTACTACGAGTCGTTGCACGAAACTCCGCTGATTGCCAACACAATTGCACGTAAAAAACTGTTCGAAATGAACCGTACAATTTCAGATACTGCGGAATACGGTTGTTACCTTTTCGACCATGCCTGTAAACCGTTGTTGACTGATTTTATGAAGAAAATTGATACAAATGTTATCGGTAAAAATTTCAACGAAGGAATAAGTGCACATGTTGATAACAAAGAGCTGATTGAGATTAACGACGAAGTACGTTATCACGATGTAGAAATTATTGGTGCTGAATTGCGCGAGGCAATGGAATCAATGAAATCGATTATCTAA